In the genome of Budorcas taxicolor isolate Tak-1 chromosome 23, Takin1.1, whole genome shotgun sequence, one region contains:
- the CALHM1 gene encoding calcium homeostasis modulator protein 1, with translation MDKFRMIFQFLQSNQESFMNGICGIMALASAQMYSAFDFNCPCLPGYNAAYSAGILLAPPLVLFLLGLVMNNNVSMLAEEWKRPPGRRAKDPAVLRYMFCSMAQRALIAPVVWVAVTLLDGKCFLCAFCTAVPVSLLGNGSLVPGLPPPELARLLARVPCPEIYEGDWLLAREVAVRYLRCISQALGWSFVLLTTLLAFVVRAVRPCFTQAAFLKSKYWSHYIDIERKLFDETCTEHAKAFAKVCIQQFFEAMNHDLELGHAHGVLAAGPTGSAAPAATEGADEEREKLRGITDQGTMNRLLTSWHECKPPLRLGQEEPLVGNGWAGGGPRPSRKEVATYFSKV, from the exons ATGGACAAGTTCCGGATGATCTTCCAATTCCTGCAGTCCAACCAGGAGTCCTTCATGAATGGCATCTGTGGTATCATGGCCCTGGCCAGCGCCCAGATGTACTCCGCCTTCGACTTCAACTGCCCCTGCCTGCCGGGCTACAATGCTGCCTACAGCGCCGGCATCCTGCTGGCGCCGCCCCTGGTGCTCTTCCTGCTCGGCCTGGTCATGAACAACAATGTGTCCATGCTGGCTGAAGAGTGGAAGCGGCCGCCGGGCCGCCGGGCCAAGGACCCCGCCGTGCTGCGCTACATGTTCTGCTCCATGGCCCAGCGCGCCCTCATCGCGCCCGTCGTCTGGGTGGCCGTCACGCTGCTCGACGGCAAGTGCTTCCTCTGTGCATTCTGCACAGCGGTGCCCGTGAGCCTGCTGGGCAATGGCAGCCTGGTGCCCGGCCTGCCCCCGCCCGAGCTCGCCCGCCTGCTGGCCCGGGTGCCCTGCCCTGAGATCTACGAGGGCGACTGGCTGCTGGCCCGCGAGGTGGCTGTGCGCTACCTGCGCTGCATCTCACAG GCCCTGGGCTGGTCCTTTGTGCTGCTGACCACGCTGCTGGCATTTGTCGTGCGTGCTGTGCGGCCCTGCTTCACACAGGCCGCCTTCCTTAAAAGCAAGTACTGGTCCCACTACATCGACATTGAGCGCAAGCTCTTTGATGAGACGTGCACAGAGCATGCCAAGGCCTTCGCCAAGGTCTGTATCCAGCAGTTCTTCGAGGCCATGAACCACGACCTGGAGTTGGGTCACGCCCACGGGGTGCTGGCTGCTGGCCCCACTGGCTCGGCTGCCCCTGCTGCCACGGAAGGGGCAGATGAGGAGAGGGAGAAGCTGCGTGGCATCACCGATCAGGGCACCATGAATAGGCTGCTCACAAGCTGGCATGAGTGCAAGCCGCCCCTGCGGCTGGGCCAGGAGGAACCACTGGTGGGCAACggctgggctgggggcgggcCCCGGCCTTCACGCAAGGAGGTGGCCACCTACTTCAGCAAAGTTTGA